A part of Spirochaetota bacterium genomic DNA contains:
- a CDS encoding TIGR02556 family CRISPR-associated protein: MLEVMYELSKYIPPSPNRVEGVELDLVDAKHVLCIEFDDRGKYKDVSYEQFHKSYPQKYLFKQRASNPPTYTPSLYLTETEKTLKHLTTIISNLLKDSEDKLIEDIYDECEKNKKKIFSSIENHRSKLREGKILITLKIGGKYLREVPNFVDALVASLKNNSRYLATKGKGVCSMCGEVKEVYGDNSPYAFYTLDKPGYIVGGMREDISWKNFPLCFECRSKLDAVRNYIEQKLTFSFAGNIEYHMIPYFFTDNRIFIRSVLGTISGSGKDVSVDRESYRNLTSDEREVHTIAKILNEQNVFSVTLMFLEVQQARETVRLLIQDVYPSRLKEIFNKKGEVDRWMEKIMSIGVYSISENYRKFMNALYVNTNNLMNFFTSRYNEVQSSDRFPFKKEFYKIVESIFKSVPFDEKSLIRIYMLSLRKLFNDPERVNNFYLLVLRSYFLYVFVKLCVEGGSLMDQFSNLDDFLNSLKGLGDNPVAKGIFLTGVLAQQVLDYQKNKLGTRAFSSKLGGLILNKRDVMRILSQARNKLNEYGIFGKFSRKIFEKASEILSSSDDWKMNIDEISYYFSLGLGMKKKVYNFLYQSDKEKKQGGVI; the protein is encoded by the coding sequence ATGCTTGAGGTAATGTATGAACTTAGTAAATACATACCGCCGAGTCCGAACAGGGTTGAAGGAGTTGAACTTGATCTAGTAGATGCTAAACATGTTTTGTGTATTGAGTTTGATGATAGAGGAAAGTATAAGGATGTTTCATACGAGCAATTTCATAAAAGTTATCCTCAGAAGTATCTATTCAAGCAGAGAGCGTCAAACCCACCTACCTACACACCTTCACTCTATCTAACGGAGACCGAAAAGACACTTAAGCATCTAACAACCATTATATCCAACCTTCTTAAAGACTCGGAAGATAAACTTATAGAGGATATATACGATGAATGTGAAAAAAATAAGAAGAAAATATTTTCCTCTATAGAAAATCATAGATCTAAGCTTCGGGAAGGAAAAATTTTGATTACCTTGAAGATTGGAGGTAAGTATCTTCGTGAAGTGCCGAATTTCGTTGATGCTCTAGTTGCTTCACTCAAGAACAATAGCAGGTATTTGGCTACCAAGGGTAAAGGTGTTTGCTCAATGTGTGGTGAAGTTAAGGAAGTTTATGGAGATAACTCACCATACGCTTTCTACACACTTGATAAGCCTGGGTATATAGTTGGAGGTATGAGAGAAGATATTTCTTGGAAAAACTTTCCTTTGTGTTTTGAATGTAGGTCTAAACTAGATGCTGTAAGAAACTACATAGAACAGAAGCTTACCTTTTCCTTTGCTGGAAACATAGAGTATCATATGATACCTTATTTCTTTACAGACAATCGAATCTTTATCCGGTCAGTGTTGGGAACGATTTCTGGTAGTGGTAAGGATGTAAGTGTGGATAGGGAATCATACAGAAACCTAACGAGTGATGAAAGGGAAGTTCATACCATAGCAAAGATACTAAACGAGCAGAATGTCTTTTCCGTGACACTAATGTTTCTAGAGGTACAGCAAGCAAGAGAGACAGTAAGATTACTTATACAGGATGTCTATCCTTCCAGATTGAAGGAGATTTTTAATAAAAAAGGAGAAGTTGATAGATGGATGGAGAAAATAATGAGTATAGGAGTATATAGCATTAGCGAAAACTACAGAAAGTTTATGAATGCTTTGTATGTGAATACGAATAATCTTATGAATTTCTTTACATCAAGATACAACGAAGTTCAGAGTAGCGATAGGTTCCCGTTCAAGAAAGAGTTTTACAAGATTGTAGAGAGTATATTCAAATCTGTTCCTTTTGACGAAAAGTCTCTAATCAGAATATATATGTTATCTTTGAGAAAACTTTTCAACGACCCTGAAAGAGTAAATAACTTCTATTTGCTAGTTCTACGATCCTATTTCCTATATGTCTTTGTAAAACTTTGTGTAGAGGGAGGAAGTCTTATGGATCAGTTTTCAAATCTTGATGATTTCCTAAACTCTTTGAAAGGTTTGGGAGATAATCCAGTTGCTAAAGGTATATTTTTGACAGGTGTTCTAGCCCAGCAAGTCCTTGATTATCAGAAGAACAAATTAGGAACGAGAGCTTTTTCTTCAAAACTTGGAGGTCTCATACTAAATAAGAGAGATGTTATGAGGATACTATCGCAGGCAAGAAATAAACTAAACGAATACGGTATATTTGGTAAATTTAGTAGAAAGATATTTGAAAAAGCATCAGAGATTTTGTCGTCTTCTGATGATTGGAAGATGAATATTGATGAGATCTCCTATTACTTTTCACTTGGACTTGGTATGAAGAAGAAAGTCTATAACTTTCTTTATCAGTCTGATAAAGAGAAAAAACAAGGAGGAGTAATATGA
- the cas7b gene encoding type I-B CRISPR-associated protein Cas7/Csh2: MINNRREFLFIYDVSFANPNGDPANENRPRIDEETGINYVTPDRLKRVIRDQLVDFGENIFVKKEVKDGKVLTRKDIFDSYGKNIEEILKECIDIRLFGITLAVGNKDDEDSSGSEKGKSKVSSEGDFRSLTGPVQFKFGKSLHRVSLEYVKGTTVLASKKGRVQGTMTEKWILPYSLIVFYGIANEKASQSTGLKDGDIDKMLRAMWIGFKANTDIISTSKMGHNPRLLLEIVYKENTLTHIGDLDNLVSLKTNKRDEEVRSIEEVEIDMSKLADKVKEYKDKIQKVRYAIDSSVKLSSRIEDVFSGVSVERINFDK; this comes from the coding sequence ATGATAAATAATAGAAGAGAGTTCCTTTTCATTTATGATGTTTCTTTTGCTAACCCTAATGGTGATCCTGCAAATGAAAATAGGCCTAGGATAGACGAGGAAACTGGAATTAATTATGTAACTCCTGATAGGCTTAAGAGAGTGATAAGAGACCAACTGGTGGACTTTGGAGAGAATATCTTTGTGAAAAAGGAGGTTAAAGATGGTAAAGTCCTTACTAGGAAGGATATATTTGATAGCTATGGTAAAAACATAGAAGAGATACTGAAGGAGTGTATAGATATTAGACTATTTGGTATCACTTTGGCTGTTGGTAACAAGGATGATGAAGATTCTTCGGGTAGTGAGAAAGGTAAGAGTAAAGTTTCCTCTGAAGGAGATTTTCGTTCGCTAACAGGACCTGTTCAGTTTAAATTTGGTAAGTCTCTCCACAGAGTCAGTCTTGAATATGTGAAGGGAACAACAGTTTTAGCTTCAAAGAAAGGGAGGGTTCAAGGAACTATGACAGAAAAGTGGATACTACCATACTCTCTTATTGTGTTTTATGGAATAGCAAACGAAAAAGCAAGCCAATCAACTGGTTTAAAGGATGGAGATATAGATAAGATGCTTAGAGCTATGTGGATAGGATTTAAGGCGAATACAGATATTATCTCAACTTCAAAGATGGGACACAATCCAAGACTACTCCTTGAGATAGTATACAAGGAAAACACATTGACACACATAGGAGACCTTGATAATCTGGTATCTCTTAAGACTAACAAAAGAGATGAAGAAGTGAGGAGTATAGAAGAGGTTGAGATTGATATGTCAAAACTAGCCGATAAGGTCAAAGAATATAAAGACAAGATACAGAAGGTAAGGTATGCTATTGATTCTTCTGTCAAACTAAGTTCTAGGATAGAGGATGTTTTCTCGGGTGTGAGTGTTGAGAGAATAAACTTTGATAAATAA
- the cas5b gene encoding type I-B CRISPR-associated protein Cas5b, with translation MDKVVIFDIYGDFGHFRKFYTTASPLTYASPPPTTVRGIISAILGFDKNNYIQKANNLDVAVKILNPVRKIRLGLNYVSTKASPLTINFKGIKERTQVFAEFLKEPRYRIFVKPRNEEGRDILETLNSLLAEGKTNYTVSLGLAYLLANVKYVGKGEVENIVTSKRVDTVFSSDIIENIDVKGDKKIVKERMLLYMDDDRIPGEYVDVIAEITGKSIDGSFKNVCIVSYGAEKDNVFFFNS, from the coding sequence ATGGATAAGGTTGTAATTTTTGATATATACGGTGATTTTGGACACTTTAGGAAGTTTTACACTACCGCTTCTCCACTTACCTATGCTTCTCCTCCACCTACTACTGTGAGGGGTATTATATCTGCTATTTTAGGGTTTGATAAAAATAACTACATTCAGAAAGCGAATAATTTGGATGTTGCTGTTAAGATACTCAATCCTGTAAGGAAGATAAGATTAGGTCTTAATTATGTGAGTACCAAAGCAAGCCCACTTACCATTAATTTCAAAGGAATAAAAGAGCGAACTCAAGTTTTCGCTGAGTTTCTCAAAGAACCTCGTTATAGGATATTTGTAAAGCCAAGAAACGAGGAAGGGAGAGATATTTTGGAAACTCTTAACTCTCTTCTAGCGGAAGGTAAAACTAACTACACTGTCTCTTTAGGTCTTGCTTATCTCCTTGCTAATGTCAAATACGTGGGTAAGGGTGAAGTAGAAAATATAGTAACTTCTAAGAGGGTAGATACTGTTTTCTCATCGGACATTATAGAGAACATAGATGTCAAAGGTGATAAGAAGATTGTTAAAGAAAGAATGCTTCTATATATGGATGATGATAGAATACCTGGTGAGTATGTTGATGTGATAGCAGAGATAACGGGTAAATCCATAGATGGTAGTTTTAAAAATGTCTGTATAGTATCTTACGGTGCAGAAAAAGATAATGTCTTCTTCTTTAATAGTTAA